Below is a window of Spelaeicoccus albus DNA.
GACTGTAGCGATGGCCCGCCGGGACGAACTCATCCACCCGGTCCATGGCGGTTTCAAGCCTATCCAGCATCACCTGCTGAATCGCCACCGGCGGATACAGCTCGTCCGGTCGGATGTCGGGCAATTCATTGCACAATTTATCGGATAACAGTCTCCCGCTCTTACCAAGCTTCCGATTGAGCACCCGCTGCAATTCGAGCTCGGTGTGCGTCATTGATCGGTTCACTGTTTCAATCGGGGGGTGTTCGAAAACCTCGGCGGGGACTTGCAGCCACTGCGCAACGCATTCCATCAGGTCGTTCTTGCACACCGAGTAATTCAAGATCGTGAGATTAACGTCCGGATTGTTGGCAAAGACTTCGAGTAGCTCGGCGGCGACGTGCGGATCGTCGTATTCGTCCCGGTACCACGATTCCATGGACCCTGTGTTCCCATTGCGTTTGATGCTTTGCTGGTAACTGGATGCGGCGTGTTCGACGGGGTTGCGGATAAACAAGAGAATATTCGTCCTCCGTGCGCCGATATTCTCCCTCAGTTCCGCAAACTGAGCCCGAACATCCTCGTCGAGCAGCCGCCGGAACAATGTCTCTCCGCTGAGCACCATCGCTCGTTCGGCGTCCGGGCGCTGACGTGAGCGCTTTCGGAGGATCGAGCCGGCGTTACCGGCCGTGATCATCCCTTGGGACGCCAGTTCCCGGTACCGCCCTTCCGGGTATCGGAAACCGACATCGGCCAACGCTTCGGCGCTGCGTGCGAGACTGGACTGAATATAGCTCGAACCGGTCTTGCGATGACCGATATGCAAATACAACTCACGGGGAGAGGACTGCAGAGCAAACCACGCCTTTGTCAGATCGTCGACATTTTTTACCTAGGCAAAGTCGAGATTAGCAATAAACTATTCTTCGTCGCCGGCCAGGGTCTCGGCAATTGTCTCGGCAAGTTTCGGGCCGACGCCGGACACCTCGGCCAATGCATCGACGCTTGCCGCGCGAATCTTTTTCACCGACCCGAAGTGCTTGAGCAGCGCCTTTTGCCGGGCCGCACCGAGCCCGGGGATCGCTTCGAGTTCGCTGCGGGTCATGGCCGACGCCCGGCGCGAACGGTGGTACGTGATGGCGAACCGGTGCGCCTCGTCGCGCAGCCGCTGCAAGAGGTAGAGACCCTCGCTGGCGCGCGGCAAAATAACCGGGAACTCCTCCCCCGGCAGCCACACCTCTTCGAGCCGTTTGGCCAACCCGCACACCTGCACGTCCGTGATGCCCAGGTCGGACAGCGCCCGGACGGCGGCGGACACCTGCGGCGGGCCGCCGTCCACGACCAGGAGGTTCGGCGGGTACGCGAATTTGGCCGGGGCTTCGCTCTCCCGACCGTCGAGCGCTTCGGCTTCTGCTTCCAGGTAGCGCTGGAATCGCCGCGACAGCACGTCGTACATGCTGGCCGTATCATCGCGTGCGGCGTCACCGCGGATGGAAAAGCGCCGGTATTCGGACTTGCGTGCCAATCCGTCCTCGAACACGACCATCGATGCGACGACGTTCGATCCGCCGGTATGGGAGATGTCGAAGCATTCGATGCGCAACAGCGCATCCGGCAGGTCCAGCGCCTCCTGGATCTCCTGCAGCGCTTGGCTGCGCGAAGTCAGATCACCGGCACGACGCGTCTTGTGCAGCACGAGCCCGTGCTCGGCGTTCTGCTTGACGGTGTCCATGAGCGACCGTTTGTCGCCGCGGCGCGGCACCCGCACGTCAACGTGCGAGCCGCGGCGTCCGGCAAGCCACGGTGCGATCTGTTCGAGATTGGTCGGCAGATCCGGCACCAGCACCTCGCGTGGCACCGACGACGGCTCGGCGTCGCCGTATACCTGCTGCAGCAGCTGCTCCACGAGTTCGGAGCGGTCCACGTCGTCCGTCTTCTCGACCACCCAACCGCGCTGCCCGCGAATGCGTCCGCCGCGCACGTGGAACACTTGCACCGACGCCTCCAGCTCGTCATCCGCAACGGCGAAGATATCGGCGTCGGTCGTATCGGGAAGCACGACTGCGCTCTTGCTCAACGCCTTGTTCAACGACGACAAGTCATCCCGCAGTTTTGCTGCCTGCTCGAAGTCGAGGGCCGCCGACGCGGCTTTCATCTTGTCCTCGAGGTCGCGCAGGAACCTGCCGGTATTGCCCGACATGAAATCCGCGAAGTTCTCGGCCATCCGGTGGTGGTCCTCGACCGAGATGCGACCGACGCACGGCGCCGCGCATTTGTCGATATACCCCAGCAGGCAGGGCCGCCCGGATTGCTGAGCCCGCTTGAACACGCCGTTCGAGCACGTGCGGATCGGGAACACGCGCAGCATCAGATCGACGGTTTCACGAATGGCCCAGATCTGCGTGTAGGGGCCGAAATATTTCGTGCCCTTCTTCTTTTTGCCGCGCATTACCTGCGCCCGCGGCACCTCGTCGCCAAGGGTGACGGCCAGGTACGGATACGATTTGTCGTCCTTGAATCGCACATTGAACCGCGGGTCGAATTCCTTGATCCACGTGTATTCGAGCTGCAACGCTTCGATCTCGCTGCCGACGACCGTCCATTCGACGCCGGCCGCCGTCATCACCATGGTGCGGGTGCGCTGATGCAGCCCGGCCGGATCGGCGAAGTACGACGTCAGCCGGGATCGCAGATTCTTGGCTTTGCCGACGTAGATCACCCGCCGGTGCGCGTCTCGGAACTTGTAGACGCCCGGCCGGGTCGGTATCTCGCCGGTCTTCGGCCGGTAAGTCTTCGGATCAGCCACCGAGAACCTCGGAGAGGAACTTGCCCGTATAGCTCCCCGGCTGCGCCGCCACCTCTTCCGGGGTGCCTTGAGCGATGACGCGCCCGCCGCCGCGGCCACCTTCCGGGCCGAGGTCGATCACGAAATCGGCGTTGGCGATGACGTCCAAGTTGTGCTCGATGATCAGCACCGTGTTGCCCTTGTCGACGAGGCCCTGCAAGACCGCCAAAAGCTTTTTGATGTCGTCGAAATGCAGGCCCGTGGTCGGCTCGTCGAGGACGTAGATCGACCGTCCCTTCGAACGTCGCTGCAATTCGGAGGCGAGCTTCACCCGCTGTGCCTCGCCCCCCGAGAGAGTTGTCGCCGGCTGACCGAGCCGCACATAGCCGAGCCCGACTTCGTTGAGCGTCGTCAAATGGCGAGCAATGCGCGGCACGGCGCCGAAGAAGTCGACTGCCTCCTCGATCGGCATGTTCAAAACGTCGGCGATGGTCTTGCCCTTGAAATGCACTTCGAGCGTCTCGCGGTTGTACCGGGCGCCGTGACAGACCTCACACGGCACGTACACATCGGGCAGGAAGTTCATTTCGATCTTCAACGTGCCGTCACCGTGGCAGGCCTCGCACCTGCCGCCTTTGACGTTGAACGAGAACCGGCCGGGCAGGTAGCCGCGGACTTTGGCCTCCGTCGTTTCGGCGAAGAGCTTGCGGATGTGATCGAACACGCCGGTATAAGTGGCGGGGTTCGACCGCGGCGTCCGGCCGATCGGGCTCTGGTCGACATGGACGACCTTGTCGAGCTTGTCGACGCCCGAGATGGTTTTATGCCTGCCGGGCACGTGCGAGGCACGGTTGAGTTGATTGGCCAGCGACATGTAGAGGATGTCGTTGACCAGCGTCGACTTACCGGACCCCGACACCCCGGTGACGGCGCACATGACGCCGAGGGGGAATTCGACAGTGATGTCCTGCAGGTTGTTCTCCCGCGCGCCGATCACCGTGACGGTCTGAGCCGGGTCGACCGGGCGGCGCACCGCCGGGATCTCGATGCGTTCTCGCCGGTCCAGATAGGCACCGGTGATTGATTCGTCGGCCGTGAGCAGTCCGTCGACCGGGCCGGAATACACCACCTTGCCGCCGTGCTCGCCCGCGCCGGGCCCGATGTCGACGACCCAATCGGAGGTGCGGATCGTGTCTTCGTCATGCTCGACGACTATCAGCGTATTGCCGAGATCGCGCAGGCGCGTGAGAGTTTCGATGAGTCGATGATTGTCGCGTTGATGCAGGCCGATCGACGGTTCGTCGAGCACGTACAGGACGCCGACGAGTCCCGACCCGATCTGCGTGGCCAGCCGGATGCGTTGTGCCTCGCCGCCGGAGAGCGAACCCGACGGTCGGTCCAGCGAGAGGTAGTCCAATCCGACGTCCAGCAGGAAGCCCAGCCGCGCGTTGATCTCCTTCATGACCTGCGCGGCGATGGTGGCCTGGCGTTTGGAGAGCGTCAGATTTGCCAGGAATTCGGCAGATTCGTCGATCGGCAAGGCGCACACTTCGGCAATCGACTTGCCGCCCAGCAGCACGGCAAGGGTTTCCGGCTTGAGCCTGGTGCCGCGGCACACGGGGCAAGCGACCTGCCGCATGTAGCCCTCGTAGCGTTCGCGGGCATAGTCCGATTCTGTTTCGCCGTGCTTGCGGTGCACGTACGACACGACGCCTTCGAACCCCGTCGTATAGGCGCGTTCGCGGCCGAACCTGTTCCGGTACCGCACGTGCACCTGATAGTCCTTGCCGTTCAAGATGGCCGCGCGGGCCGAGGCCTTGAGCTTCTTCCACGGCGTGTCGATGGAGAACCCGATGTCGTTCGCCAGTGCTTCGACGAGCCTGTTGAAGTATTTTGCGGTACCCGGGCCTATCGACCAGGGCACAATGGCGCCCTCGCTGATACTCAGATCGGTGTTCGGCACGAGCAGATCCTCGTCGACCTCGAGCCGGGTGCCGATGCCGCTGCACTCGGGACAGGCGCCGAACGGCGAGTTGAACGAAAACGTGCGCGGCTCGATCTCGTCGAGACTCAGCGGGTGTTCGTTTGGGCACGCCAGATGTTCGGAGTACCGGCGGGTGCGCTCCGGCGAATCCGCCGGCGCATCGACGAAATCGGCAAGGGCAAGGCCGCCGGCCAGGCCCAGGGTGGTCTCGACCGAGTCGGTCACGCGTTGACGTGCCGACGGTTTCACGACGAGCCGGTCGACCACGACGCTGATGGTGTGCTTGACCTGCTTTTCCAGCTTCGGCGGATCGTTCAAGGTGATCTGCTCACCATCGACGATGGCGCGCGCGTACCCCTTCGACTGCAGCTCGGCGAACAAGTCGACGAACTCGCCCTTGCGGCCGCGGACGACCGGCGCAAGCAGTTGGAACCTGCTGCCCTCTTCCAGATCGAGCAACTGGTCGACGATTTGTTGCGGACTCTGCCGGGCGATTTCCTCGCCGCAGACCGGGCAGTGCGGGATGCCGGCACGCGCCCACAGCAGGCGCAGATAGTCGTACACTTCGGTAATGGTGCCGACCGTCGACCGCGGGTTACGGCTCGTTGATTTCTGATCGATCGAGACGGCCGGCGACAGGCCTTCGATGAAGTCGACGTCGGGCTTGTCCATCTGACCGAGGAACTGCCGGGCGTAGGCCGACAGCGATTCGACGTACCGCCGCTGCCCCTCGGCGAAGATGGTGTCGAAAGCGAGCGATGATTTGCCCGATCCGGACAGGCCGGTGAACACCACCATCGAATCGCGCGGGATATCGATGTCGACGCCGCGCAGATTGTGTTCGCGGGCGCCGCGCACGCTGAGCGAATCGGTCAGCGAGCCGGCTTTGGACGGAGTCGTACGGGACTTTTCGGACTTCACTGTGGTCACGTGTCTACTCTAGATCCCGGCACCGACACCGCACCTAATTCCGGGCGCCCATTCACCTCTCGGCGGTGGGGTCGGGGCAAGGCGGGTAGTTTCGGAGTATGGCTAATTCGTACACGGGACAACTGACCGGAAGGCCCCAAACGCGCGAACTCGACGGACTCACCATCGTGAAAGCGAGCGTATCGGCCGAGGACAACAACGCGTACCTGCTGACGGACCGGGCGACGGGCGACGCAGTGCTGATCGATGCCGCCGACGATGCCGACGCGATCCGGGCACTGATCGGCGAGCCCGGCCGGCTCGGTCAGATAATCACGACGCACCGGCACTGGGACCATCATCGGGCGCTACCGGACGTCGCCGCCGGCACCGGGGCTGCGACCTTGGCGGGCGCACCGGACGCCGCGGACCTGCCGGTGACTCCCGACCACCGCCTGGACAACGGCGACGAGATCCGGTTCGGCGAGTCCACGCTGCAGGTGATCGCCCTTCGCGGCCACACGCCCGGTTCCATTGCGTTGCTCTACCGCGATCCACGCGGAAGCGCGCATCTTTTCACGGGCGACAGCCTGTTCCCGGGCGGGCCCGGCAAGACGACGACGCGTGACGACTTCACCTCATTGATGGACGACCTCGAGAGCCGTGTCTTCGCAGGCCTGCCGGATGACACGTGGGTGTACCCGGGGCACGGCGACGACACGACCCTCGGCGCCGAACGCCCGCACCTCGAGGAGTGGCGCGAACGCGGCTGGTAGCCGACAGGCTCACTGCTCCGCAGCCGCGGACAGGGCCCGGATCGCCCCCGTGAAGCAGTCCATCGGCGGGTTGACCAAGCCGGCGCCGACCTGACCGGTTCCCGCCACGCGGCCGGCGATGCCGGTATTGATCTGCGGCAGGATGCCGCTCTTGACCACCTGCAGCACATCGATGCCGAACGGCACGCCGCGGAACCCCATCGACGGAATTTGCAGGACCGGGTGTTCGTCCGCGGTGATCTGGTACATCCGGCTCGTCGTATCGCGTGCCGTGTTCTCATCGCCGCCGACGAACGCCACGATCGCCGGCGCCGCGGCCATCGCAAAGCCGCCCATGCCGGCGGTCTCGGTGATGGCCGAGTCGCCGATGTCCGGATTCGCGTCGTCCGGGCCGTAATTTCCCAGGAACAGCCCGTCGGCCACTTGCGCCGGTCCGGTGAACCACGTATCGCCCGTGCCGGACACCTGGATGCCGAAATCCGTGCCGTTGCGGGCCATTGCTACGACGATCGTCGAGCCCGGCACGTCCCGTCCGGCATCGGTGGTCAGCTTGCACTGCGGCATGACCAGGTTCAAGTAGAAGTGGTCGTTCGTATTGGCAAAACGGACAACGGCGGCCACGTCTGCGGCGTCCGCTCCGAGATCGAGAAGCTCCGGAATCAGTTCGCGCACGAACATCATGGTGCCGGCGCGGTTGCGGTTGTGCCCTTCATCGCCCATCTGCAGCATTTGCGCGGAAATGTTCCGGACGTCGATCG
It encodes the following:
- the uvrC gene encoding excinuclease ABC subunit UvrC yields the protein MADPKTYRPKTGEIPTRPGVYKFRDAHRRVIYVGKAKNLRSRLTSYFADPAGLHQRTRTMVMTAAGVEWTVVGSEIEALQLEYTWIKEFDPRFNVRFKDDKSYPYLAVTLGDEVPRAQVMRGKKKKGTKYFGPYTQIWAIRETVDLMLRVFPIRTCSNGVFKRAQQSGRPCLLGYIDKCAAPCVGRISVEDHHRMAENFADFMSGNTGRFLRDLEDKMKAASAALDFEQAAKLRDDLSSLNKALSKSAVVLPDTTDADIFAVADDELEASVQVFHVRGGRIRGQRGWVVEKTDDVDRSELVEQLLQQVYGDAEPSSVPREVLVPDLPTNLEQIAPWLAGRRGSHVDVRVPRRGDKRSLMDTVKQNAEHGLVLHKTRRAGDLTSRSQALQEIQEALDLPDALLRIECFDISHTGGSNVVASMVVFEDGLARKSEYRRFSIRGDAARDDTASMYDVLSRRFQRYLEAEAEALDGRESEAPAKFAYPPNLLVVDGGPPQVSAAVRALSDLGITDVQVCGLAKRLEEVWLPGEEFPVILPRASEGLYLLQRLRDEAHRFAITYHRSRRASAMTRSELEAIPGLGAARQKALLKHFGSVKKIRAASVDALAEVSGVGPKLAETIAETLAGDEE
- the uvrA gene encoding excinuclease ABC subunit UvrA; the protein is MKSEKSRTTPSKAGSLTDSLSVRGAREHNLRGVDIDIPRDSMVVFTGLSGSGKSSLAFDTIFAEGQRRYVESLSAYARQFLGQMDKPDVDFIEGLSPAVSIDQKSTSRNPRSTVGTITEVYDYLRLLWARAGIPHCPVCGEEIARQSPQQIVDQLLDLEEGSRFQLLAPVVRGRKGEFVDLFAELQSKGYARAIVDGEQITLNDPPKLEKQVKHTISVVVDRLVVKPSARQRVTDSVETTLGLAGGLALADFVDAPADSPERTRRYSEHLACPNEHPLSLDEIEPRTFSFNSPFGACPECSGIGTRLEVDEDLLVPNTDLSISEGAIVPWSIGPGTAKYFNRLVEALANDIGFSIDTPWKKLKASARAAILNGKDYQVHVRYRNRFGRERAYTTGFEGVVSYVHRKHGETESDYARERYEGYMRQVACPVCRGTRLKPETLAVLLGGKSIAEVCALPIDESAEFLANLTLSKRQATIAAQVMKEINARLGFLLDVGLDYLSLDRPSGSLSGGEAQRIRLATQIGSGLVGVLYVLDEPSIGLHQRDNHRLIETLTRLRDLGNTLIVVEHDEDTIRTSDWVVDIGPGAGEHGGKVVYSGPVDGLLTADESITGAYLDRRERIEIPAVRRPVDPAQTVTVIGARENNLQDITVEFPLGVMCAVTGVSGSGKSTLVNDILYMSLANQLNRASHVPGRHKTISGVDKLDKVVHVDQSPIGRTPRSNPATYTGVFDHIRKLFAETTEAKVRGYLPGRFSFNVKGGRCEACHGDGTLKIEMNFLPDVYVPCEVCHGARYNRETLEVHFKGKTIADVLNMPIEEAVDFFGAVPRIARHLTTLNEVGLGYVRLGQPATTLSGGEAQRVKLASELQRRSKGRSIYVLDEPTTGLHFDDIKKLLAVLQGLVDKGNTVLIIEHNLDVIANADFVIDLGPEGGRGGGRVIAQGTPEEVAAQPGSYTGKFLSEVLGG
- a CDS encoding MBL fold metallo-hydrolase encodes the protein MANSYTGQLTGRPQTRELDGLTIVKASVSAEDNNAYLLTDRATGDAVLIDAADDADAIRALIGEPGRLGQIITTHRHWDHHRALPDVAAGTGAATLAGAPDAADLPVTPDHRLDNGDEIRFGESTLQVIALRGHTPGSIALLYRDPRGSAHLFTGDSLFPGGPGKTTTRDDFTSLMDDLESRVFAGLPDDTWVYPGHGDDTTLGAERPHLEEWRERGW
- a CDS encoding DUF1116 domain-containing protein, with the protein product MSDQATGSAPSVDKLLTGPTSVVTAGVDIFDDALAAQGVHVDAVDWRPAVDGTTDDVNAVARDRRREEANRRALDAMKAAGAVLTDVRPASDALGLRPGTFLHAGPPIEFERASGPLTGALIGAMIFEGLAGSAEHAQAQLTAGALDSGEPIVLEPCHHHSAVGPMAGVISPSMWLFELTDPSSSRRAYSSLNEGLGKVLRYGAYGDEVIERLNWLRDTVGPLLARAVRRRAESDAGPIDVRNISAQMLQMGDEGHNRNRAGTMMFVRELIPELLDLGADAADVAAVVRFANTNDHFYLNLVMPQCKLTTDAGRDVPGSTIVVAMARNGTDFGIQVSGTGDTWFTGPAQVADGLFLGNYGPDDANPDIGDSAITETAGMGGFAMAAAPAIVAFVGGDENTARDTTSRMYQITADEHPVLQIPSMGFRGVPFGIDVLQVVKSGILPQINTGIAGRVAGTGQVGAGLVNPPMDCFTGAIRALSAAAEQ